In one window of Deinobacterium chartae DNA:
- a CDS encoding universal stress protein gives MFDRILVTTDGSVLGNLALPYAADLARRYDSVLTLLYVVPQPPAPMGMADGMAYAYDYAAERERLVAAGDRILEEARQLLDYPQTRVLRLEDSGLRVAQAIAAVAEREATRLVVMSTHGRTGLAHLLLGSVAEGVLHRVGVPVLLVRAPAGTLREPAPDVH, from the coding sequence ATGTTTGATCGCATCCTGGTCACCACCGACGGCAGCGTGCTGGGCAACCTTGCCCTGCCCTACGCCGCCGATCTCGCCCGGCGCTACGACAGCGTGCTGACGCTGCTGTACGTTGTGCCGCAGCCGCCCGCGCCCATGGGTATGGCCGACGGGATGGCCTACGCGTACGATTACGCGGCGGAACGCGAGCGCCTCGTCGCCGCAGGAGACCGCATCCTCGAGGAGGCCCGTCAGCTGCTGGATTACCCGCAGACCCGGGTGCTGCGCCTCGAGGACAGCGGCCTGCGGGTGGCACAGGCGATCGCGGCGGTGGCCGAGCGCGAGGCGACCCGGTTGGTGGTGATGAGCACGCACGGCCGCACCGGCTTGGCACACCTGCTGCTCGGCAGTGTCGCTGAGGGTGTGCTGCACCGGGTCGGGGTACCTGTACTGCTGGTCCGCGCTCCGGCCGGAACGCTGCGCGAACCCGCTCCCGACGTCCACTGA
- a CDS encoding AMP nucleosidase: MRTKSEIIRDWLPRYTGTPLEAFGQYVLLTNFRNYLDIFSEISGGSVQGQDRAMQTITAENITMVNFTMGSANAATIMDLLGAVMPRAVLFLGKCGGLKNKTRVGDLVLPIAAIRGDGTSNDYMPPEVPALPAFNLQKAVSSTIRAQGFDYWTGTVYTTNRRVWEHDETFKAYMRQLRCMAVDMETATVLTVGFANRIPTGALLLVSDQPMTPDGVKTAESDRNVTARFVERHVRIGIEALREIRDGGYSVRHLRFEN; the protein is encoded by the coding sequence ATGAGGACCAAAAGCGAGATCATCCGGGACTGGCTGCCGCGTTATACCGGAACTCCCCTCGAGGCCTTCGGACAGTACGTTCTCCTGACCAATTTCCGTAATTACCTCGATATCTTCTCGGAGATTTCGGGCGGGTCCGTGCAGGGACAGGACCGCGCCATGCAGACCATCACCGCCGAGAACATCACCATGGTCAACTTCACCATGGGCAGCGCCAACGCTGCGACCATCATGGACCTGCTGGGCGCGGTCATGCCGCGCGCCGTGCTGTTTTTGGGCAAGTGCGGAGGCCTGAAGAACAAGACCCGGGTGGGCGACTTGGTGCTGCCCATCGCCGCGATTCGCGGCGACGGAACCTCGAACGACTACATGCCCCCCGAGGTTCCGGCCCTGCCGGCGTTTAACCTGCAAAAGGCGGTGTCCTCGACCATCCGCGCGCAGGGCTTTGACTACTGGACCGGCACGGTATATACCACCAACCGCCGGGTGTGGGAGCACGACGAGACCTTTAAGGCCTACATGCGGCAACTGCGTTGCATGGCGGTAGACATGGAGACTGCCACGGTCCTCACCGTCGGTTTTGCCAACCGCATTCCGACCGGGGCACTGCTGCTGGTCAGCGACCAGCCCATGACGCCCGACGGCGTCAAGACCGCCGAAAGCGACCGCAACGTGACCGCCCGCTTCGTGGAGCGTCACGTGCGCATCGGCATTGAAGCGCTGCGCGAGATCCGCGACGGCGGCTACAGCGTCCGCCACCTGCGTTTCGAGAACTGA
- a CDS encoding MFS transporter, which yields MLPLFAAQVLQVGATELGLLFLMVGARTVLASGVQAWLGAGRHIGVFLAGLPVWSLALVVFAFSSSLLLSAAALLVHGAARNGVGTTAVTLMQLHSPDAVRGRVMSLNTLMAHGMRPLGDFGISAAMAASSVQLAAAACGGLVRLYVLVLWPRLQRTVLPQAEPLTPPALQGRGVAAVPNRES from the coding sequence GTGCTGCCGCTGTTTGCCGCACAGGTGCTGCAAGTGGGTGCTACCGAACTCGGCCTGCTCTTCTTGATGGTCGGGGCGAGAACGGTGCTGGCCTCGGGCGTGCAGGCCTGGCTGGGGGCGGGGCGGCACATCGGGGTGTTTCTGGCGGGGCTGCCGGTGTGGTCGCTGGCGCTGGTGGTGTTCGCGTTCAGCTCCTCGCTGCTGCTGTCCGCCGCCGCGCTGCTTGTTCACGGTGCCGCCCGCAACGGGGTGGGTACGACCGCCGTGACCCTGATGCAGCTGCATTCGCCGGATGCGGTGCGCGGACGGGTAATGAGCCTGAACACGCTGATGGCCCATGGCATGCGCCCGCTGGGCGACTTTGGGATCAGCGCCGCGATGGCTGCGAGCTCGGTACAGCTTGCCGCCGCCGCCTGCGGCGGCTTGGTCAGGCTGTACGTTCTGGTGCTCTGGCCCCGCCTGCAGCGCACGGTTCTGCCGCAGGCGGAACCGTTGACACCGCCTGCGCTTCAGGGCCGAGGAGTTGCCGCTGTGCCCAACCGGGAATCCTGA
- a CDS encoding DUF2239 family protein, with product MNDPASYTAFANDRKIASGPLADLLRQTRRHLEQFPDSAILIFEDHSGKQVDFDLSGTLEQVLARALPPQPPARRGRPKLGVVSREISLLPRHWEWLEQQPVGASATLRRMIDEARKQGSAHENARRAAEATDRLMSALAGNRPGYEEAARALYAGDRAGFCALIEAWPEDIRTYLHQRSLEAFSPAEPTDR from the coding sequence GTGAACGATCCAGCCAGCTATACCGCCTTTGCCAACGACCGTAAAATCGCGTCCGGCCCCCTGGCCGACCTGCTGCGGCAGACCAGACGGCACCTCGAGCAGTTCCCGGACTCGGCGATTCTCATCTTCGAGGATCACAGCGGAAAACAGGTGGACTTTGACCTGTCCGGCACGCTCGAGCAGGTGCTGGCCCGCGCCCTGCCCCCCCAGCCCCCCGCCCGGCGCGGCCGCCCCAAACTCGGGGTCGTCTCGCGTGAAATCTCGCTGTTGCCCCGCCACTGGGAATGGCTCGAGCAACAGCCGGTCGGCGCATCGGCCACCCTGCGCCGCATGATCGACGAAGCGCGCAAACAGGGCTCGGCGCACGAAAACGCCCGGCGCGCCGCCGAAGCCACCGACCGCCTGATGAGCGCCCTGGCCGGAAATCGCCCCGGCTACGAGGAAGCCGCCAGGGCGCTGTACGCCGGAGACCGCGCAGGCTTTTGCGCCCTGATCGAGGCGTGGCCCGAAGACATTCGCACGTACCTGCACCAACGCTCGCTCGAGGCATTCTCGCCCGCCGAACCGACCGACCGCTGA
- a CDS encoding carboxypeptidase-like regulatory domain-containing protein, translating into MAVTHPRFGRSLRVILAFGALCAPGIQAQGSVQGQVVDGHGKPLAGARLEVYEVYSRSRRSFVLRSDQNGRYRAKLPPQQTAPDWGQPTDAFWKVSAHLEIARWGHRYCFPLLAAHNRPLRSQERAVRDFRLFQEPRGLIRFRLRTEQLPPLNRYTLELTLVPTGPLWDGSRLSPQVIRTHSRELRPGLAIFDAWYVPLGQYDISVALIGTANRARPLKVAPLLKRAGGNPWRAKTGRYGASVRTDFIPSSSCRYAPTYDFDARAG; encoded by the coding sequence ATGGCGGTCACACATCCTCGTTTCGGACGGTCGCTCAGGGTCATCCTCGCCTTTGGCGCTCTGTGCGCGCCGGGCATCCAGGCGCAGGGCAGCGTACAGGGACAGGTGGTGGACGGTCACGGCAAACCGCTCGCCGGAGCCCGCCTCGAGGTATATGAGGTTTACAGCCGGTCCCGCAGGAGCTTCGTGCTGCGAAGCGACCAGAACGGACGTTACCGGGCAAAGTTGCCTCCGCAGCAGACAGCGCCCGACTGGGGTCAGCCCACCGACGCCTTCTGGAAGGTGAGCGCTCACCTCGAGATCGCGCGCTGGGGTCACCGCTATTGCTTTCCGCTCCTGGCCGCGCACAATCGGCCCCTCCGTTCCCAGGAGCGCGCGGTGCGCGACTTTCGGCTGTTCCAGGAACCGCGCGGGTTGATCCGCTTCCGCTTGCGAACCGAGCAACTGCCGCCGCTCAACCGCTACACCCTCGAGTTGACCCTGGTCCCAACCGGTCCGCTCTGGGACGGCTCACGGCTGTCCCCGCAGGTGATCCGGACCCACAGCCGTGAGCTGCGTCCGGGGCTCGCGATCTTCGACGCGTGGTATGTCCCGCTGGGCCAGTACGACATCAGCGTAGCGCTGATCGGCACAGCAAACCGTGCACGCCCGCTGAAGGTGGCTCCCCTGCTGAAGCGGGCAGGTGGCAATCCCTGGAGAGCGAAAACCGGGAGGTACGGCGCGAGCGTACGTACCGACTTCATTCCCTCGAGTTCCTGCCGTTATGCGCCCACCTACGACTTCGACGCGCGTGCCGGATAA
- a CDS encoding LLM class flavin-dependent oxidoreductase translates to MIPFSILDLATIFEGSDAGQALRNTLETAQLAEQLGYHRYWLAEHHNMPTVASAATAVVIGQVAAVTRTLRVGSGGVMLPNHAPLVIAEQFGTLEALFPGRIDLGLGRAPGTDMRTARALRRDLLGSVDRFPQDVLELQAYFDDPAPGQAVQAVPGAGLKVPLWLLGSSTYSAQLAARLGLPFAFASHFAPAQALQALQLYRSLFQPSAQLQRPYAMVAVNAVVADSDAQAQHLSTSLQQTFLNLARGQVRPVPAPVDDLGPLSESEKAALQAVTEFSAIGSPQTVRRQLEGIIRLTAADEIMSTVHIFDREARLYSLELLSRVREAMAADSASIR, encoded by the coding sequence ATGATTCCTTTCTCCATTCTCGATCTGGCCACGATCTTCGAAGGCAGCGACGCCGGTCAGGCGCTTCGCAACACCCTCGAGACCGCCCAGCTGGCCGAGCAGCTCGGTTACCACCGCTACTGGCTGGCCGAGCACCACAACATGCCCACCGTGGCCAGCGCTGCCACCGCCGTGGTCATCGGACAGGTCGCGGCCGTCACCCGCACGCTGCGGGTCGGTTCGGGCGGGGTGATGTTGCCCAACCACGCCCCCTTGGTGATCGCCGAGCAGTTCGGGACCCTCGAGGCGCTGTTCCCAGGCCGCATCGACCTCGGCCTGGGCCGCGCCCCCGGCACCGACATGCGCACGGCGCGCGCGCTGCGCCGCGACCTGCTGGGCAGCGTGGACCGCTTTCCGCAGGACGTACTGGAATTGCAGGCCTACTTTGATGATCCTGCCCCCGGACAGGCGGTACAGGCCGTTCCCGGCGCGGGACTCAAGGTACCGCTGTGGCTGCTGGGCTCGAGCACCTACAGCGCCCAGCTCGCCGCACGTCTGGGCCTGCCTTTCGCCTTCGCGTCGCACTTCGCTCCGGCGCAGGCCCTGCAGGCCCTGCAGCTTTACCGCAGCCTTTTCCAGCCCTCAGCGCAACTGCAGCGGCCCTACGCGATGGTGGCGGTCAACGCGGTGGTGGCCGACAGCGACGCGCAGGCCCAGCACCTGTCGACCAGCCTGCAGCAGACCTTCTTGAACCTAGCGCGCGGCCAGGTGCGGCCGGTCCCAGCCCCGGTCGATGACCTGGGGCCGCTGTCCGAAAGCGAGAAAGCCGCCCTGCAGGCGGTGACCGAATTCTCGGCGATCGGGTCGCCCCAGACCGTGCGCCGTCAGCTCGAGGGCATCATCCGCCTCACCGCAGCGGACGAGATCATGTCCACAGTGCATATCTTTGACCGGGAAGCGCGCCTGTACAGCCTGGAACTGCTTTCCAGGGTACGAGAGGCGATGGCAGCGGACTCCGCCAGCATCCGGTAA
- a CDS encoding Ig-like domain-containing protein, protein MKRVTLLLTGVLLLGACSQTHTPQIPPKVQTGIKINTPGSAPVEVTLRATDGTVYTVNANGTLDLPPGTYVLSAGSYKYDGYTYATPEQTVVIEPGKSPEVTVTYVAITGAMVVVVDAIGDVEPLGRNSPNSASAQVEQTEQPVVNVTVTGPGNYSKTFTEAGSYRLEDLAPGSYVITGPSGQSSAAQVMAGQTQQAGSVSLTGMAQLAFTGLPQGIKPILRLQNANGAIYRIPPDYLASGLAAGSYTFRAVVDPKSAGRTYRAEPVTFEVRVGETSSSTLNFAPIDARLTVNVQSVEGVTPQVTLAGPDGYQQQLTAAGEVSFDYLKPGDYVLSAEQVNDGSYEYTPVLSASTFTLTAGQDFGANVTYGVSTGNLNVKATGLPSGTQAALTLKNASGTVFPLPADGRVRGLVAGTYILSAADVTAGGFTYRAPQSQVELTAGSTADLTADYAPTDGRIELTVNVPQGTTPNVLISGPEGFSRSVTQAAPPALEHLKPGDYQVAAQRITDGTYSYTAQTVPPTLTVSAGQTARATTQYQAVTGALKVNLEGLPSAKTLPLTGPNGAAHTVQDDSVLNDLEPGTYTLSDTAFTQDGWRYQPSGAVAQTVTAGQRADLGVSFERQDVAAPASVTLTSTAASYPVGTAFPLNASAQDNDRVVKFELYQGSQKLTETNAAQQGSGYQARFDVTSLPVGSYSYSVVAVDAAGLRSESTPVTITVFNPNRNPVIAPISQQTLTLGADGVRLNHADFFTDPDGDAVTVRATARTTGIVQTSTDGTALVLTPVAAGSTQVDVTVTDGRGGSATSSFTVVVNNLNRNPVIAPIPPQVLARNNPGARLYFSAFFSDPDGDRVEIESLTVQNTAIAQVSSVSVSNSARVFGIDPVSLGTTAVTVRVRDGKGGFAEQTFPVTVRIPTPFFSEYLDAGDGRIAIEVLFTGDGSPDQVSGYQLEVHQWMKRSSQKSVSTLNLHPIQPNLTYHIINNIFYDFFDLVNVLYYNNDEVNLYNPTEFVTTALVLKRNGQVIDVLGDPGANARNGILPQPATLIRKPATAFGSSSFDLQQWNSLPAGTFSDFGRYTR, encoded by the coding sequence ATGAAACGTGTAACCCTCCTGCTGACCGGCGTACTGCTGCTCGGCGCTTGCAGCCAGACACATACGCCCCAAATCCCGCCCAAGGTCCAGACCGGAATCAAGATCAACACCCCCGGCAGCGCCCCGGTCGAGGTCACCCTGCGCGCCACGGACGGCACGGTCTACACGGTCAACGCCAACGGCACCCTGGACCTGCCACCGGGCACGTACGTGCTCAGTGCCGGTTCGTACAAGTACGACGGCTACACCTATGCCACTCCCGAACAGACCGTGGTGATCGAACCGGGCAAATCCCCCGAGGTCACCGTCACCTACGTTGCCATCACCGGAGCGATGGTCGTCGTGGTCGATGCCATCGGCGACGTCGAGCCCCTTGGCCGAAACAGCCCGAACAGCGCCAGCGCACAGGTGGAGCAGACCGAGCAGCCGGTCGTCAACGTCACGGTTACCGGACCGGGCAACTACTCCAAGACCTTTACCGAAGCCGGCAGCTACAGGCTCGAGGACCTTGCCCCCGGTTCGTACGTCATCACCGGCCCTTCCGGACAGAGCAGCGCCGCCCAGGTCATGGCGGGTCAGACGCAGCAGGCAGGCAGCGTCTCCCTGACCGGTATGGCCCAGCTGGCCTTCACCGGTCTGCCCCAGGGCATCAAGCCGATTCTCCGTCTCCAGAACGCCAACGGAGCCATCTACCGGATTCCGCCGGATTATCTGGCAAGTGGCCTGGCCGCCGGCAGCTACACGTTCAGGGCCGTCGTTGATCCCAAGTCCGCCGGACGCACCTACCGCGCCGAACCGGTCACTTTCGAGGTCCGGGTCGGAGAAACCAGCTCCAGCACCCTGAACTTTGCGCCCATCGACGCCCGCCTGACCGTGAACGTCCAGAGCGTCGAGGGAGTGACGCCCCAGGTCACCCTTGCCGGGCCGGACGGCTATCAGCAGCAACTGACCGCTGCGGGCGAAGTCAGCTTCGATTACCTCAAGCCGGGCGACTACGTGCTCAGCGCCGAGCAGGTCAACGACGGCAGCTACGAGTACACCCCGGTCCTCAGCGCTTCGACCTTCACGCTCACCGCCGGGCAGGACTTCGGTGCCAACGTCACGTACGGCGTGAGCACCGGTAACCTGAACGTGAAGGCGACCGGCCTGCCCAGTGGCACTCAGGCCGCTCTGACCCTCAAGAATGCGAGCGGAACGGTCTTCCCCCTGCCCGCGGACGGGCGCGTCCGCGGCCTCGTGGCCGGAACGTACATCCTCAGCGCGGCCGACGTGACCGCGGGCGGCTTCACCTACCGCGCCCCGCAAAGCCAGGTCGAGCTCACGGCGGGCTCCACCGCCGACCTCACCGCCGACTACGCGCCCACCGACGGCCGCATCGAACTGACCGTGAACGTCCCGCAGGGCACCACGCCGAACGTGCTGATCTCGGGCCCCGAGGGCTTCAGTCGCAGCGTCACCCAGGCAGCCCCGCCCGCCCTCGAGCACCTCAAGCCCGGCGACTACCAGGTCGCGGCGCAGCGGATTACCGACGGTACGTACAGCTACACCGCCCAGACCGTCCCGCCCACCCTCACCGTCAGCGCCGGTCAGACCGCCCGCGCGACCACGCAGTACCAGGCGGTCACCGGTGCCCTCAAGGTGAACCTCGAGGGTCTGCCGTCCGCCAAGACCCTGCCGCTGACTGGCCCGAACGGCGCCGCTCACACCGTGCAGGATGACAGCGTCCTCAACGATCTGGAGCCCGGCACCTACACCCTGTCCGACACGGCCTTCACCCAGGACGGCTGGCGCTACCAGCCGAGCGGCGCGGTGGCCCAGACCGTCACCGCCGGTCAGCGCGCGGATCTTGGCGTGAGCTTCGAACGCCAGGACGTGGCCGCCCCGGCCAGCGTCACGCTTACCAGCACCGCAGCCTCGTATCCCGTCGGCACCGCGTTCCCGCTGAATGCCAGCGCGCAGGACAACGACCGGGTGGTCAAGTTCGAGCTGTACCAGGGCAGCCAGAAGCTCACCGAAACAAACGCGGCCCAGCAGGGCTCGGGCTATCAGGCGCGCTTCGACGTTACCAGCCTGCCGGTGGGCAGCTACTCCTATTCGGTGGTGGCCGTGGACGCCGCGGGTCTGCGCAGCGAGAGCACCCCGGTCACGATCACGGTCTTTAACCCCAACCGCAACCCGGTAATCGCGCCCATCTCGCAGCAGACCCTGACCCTCGGTGCCGATGGCGTGCGCTTAAACCATGCCGACTTCTTCACCGACCCCGACGGCGACGCCGTGACTGTGCGGGCTACCGCGCGCACCACCGGTATCGTGCAGACCAGCACCGATGGAACTGCGCTGGTTCTGACTCCGGTCGCGGCCGGAAGCACCCAGGTGGACGTCACGGTCACGGACGGACGCGGCGGCAGCGCCACCTCCTCGTTCACCGTGGTGGTCAACAACCTCAACCGCAACCCGGTGATCGCGCCCATCCCGCCTCAGGTCCTGGCCCGCAACAACCCCGGAGCCCGCCTCTACTTCTCCGCGTTCTTCAGCGATCCCGACGGCGACCGGGTTGAAATCGAATCGCTCACGGTCCAGAACACCGCCATCGCCCAGGTCTCGAGCGTGTCGGTCAGCAACAGCGCCCGCGTGTTCGGCATCGACCCGGTGAGCCTGGGAACCACGGCGGTCACGGTTCGCGTTCGTGACGGCAAGGGCGGTTTCGCAGAGCAGACCTTCCCGGTAACTGTGCGGATACCGACCCCCTTCTTCTCCGAGTACCTGGATGCCGGAGATGGCCGGATCGCCATCGAGGTGCTGTTCACCGGCGACGGTTCACCGGACCAGGTCAGCGGTTATCAGCTCGAAGTGCACCAGTGGATGAAGCGGAGCAGCCAGAAGTCGGTGTCCACGCTGAACCTGCACCCTATCCAGCCCAACTTGACCTACCACATCATCAACAACATCTTCTACGACTTCTTCGACCTGGTGAACGTCTTGTACTACAACAACGACGAAGTCAACCTGTACAATCCCACCGAGTTCGTCACGACCGCCCTGGTCCTGAAGCGAAACGGACAGGTCATCGACGTGCTGGGAGACCCGGGTGCTAACGCCCGCAACGGCATCCTGCCTCAGCCCGCCACCCTGATCCGCAAGCCCGCCACCGCCTTTGGTTCCTCGAGCTTCGATCTGCAGCAGTGGAACAGCCTGCCCGCAGGCACCTTCTCCGACTTCGGCCGTTACACGCGCTGA
- a CDS encoding GlxA family transcriptional regulator — MALGMLERTHGPLLAARVARYLLGYHRRSGSAPQESLFLAYRNHLHPGVHRVQDRIAQNSAQPASLEELAQLANMSVRGLHKAFKSATGLTPLQYQQQLRLEAAQALLADNSRSVEEVAHLVGFQDARQLRRLYREALGVSPREAKGPSISRRPLQTLQS, encoded by the coding sequence ATGGCCCTGGGCATGCTGGAGCGCACGCACGGTCCGCTGCTGGCCGCGCGGGTGGCACGCTACCTGCTGGGGTATCACCGCCGCTCGGGCAGTGCGCCGCAAGAAAGCCTGTTCCTGGCCTACCGCAACCACCTGCACCCGGGAGTTCACCGCGTACAGGACCGGATCGCGCAGAACTCCGCGCAGCCGGCCTCGCTCGAGGAGCTGGCGCAACTGGCCAACATGAGCGTGCGCGGCCTGCACAAGGCCTTCAAGTCCGCCACCGGCCTGACCCCGCTGCAGTACCAGCAGCAGTTGCGCCTCGAGGCCGCACAGGCCCTGCTGGCCGACAACTCGCGTTCGGTCGAGGAGGTCGCCCACCTGGTCGGCTTTCAGGATGCACGTCAGCTGCGCCGCCTGTACCGCGAGGCCCTGGGCGTCTCGCCGCGCGAGGCAAAAGGCCCGTCCATTTCCCGGCGCCCCTTGCAGACCCTGCAGAGCTAG
- a CDS encoding MFS transporter produces MSRPPNARHARTPSAAFIFVTLVIDMLGIGLIIPVLPELVTQLSPATSDAPRIFGLLISLHALMQLLCSPLLGALSDACGRRPVLLFSTLGTALAYLMMFFSPSLAWLLAARVLGGISSANVTAANAYIADVSTPANRARNFGMVGAAMGLGLIAGPSLGGLLGEMSLRLPLLFAAALAALNLLYGLFVLPESHPPSRRTSLTGARLNPLRTLLLLRQFPALGGWALAVTLTHLALQFSNSTWVLHGSLRFGWSSGANGLSLAASGLLTVLVSLLLPGPVVARLGERRTITAALLLGALGYLLYGLADSGWMLYASMPLSVMLSLGGPALQSLLARSVPPESQGAVQGTLASLNSLSAIVGPLVATALFTRYAAQAADPLPGIVFFACSLLLLLSCAAAQRASRNAASRL; encoded by the coding sequence ATGTCCCGTCCGCCCAACGCCCGCCACGCCCGCACCCCGAGTGCCGCGTTCATCTTCGTGACCCTGGTGATCGACATGCTCGGCATCGGCCTGATCATCCCGGTGCTGCCCGAACTGGTGACGCAGCTCAGCCCCGCGACCTCCGACGCTCCCCGCATTTTCGGCCTCCTGATCAGCCTGCACGCCCTGATGCAACTGCTGTGCTCTCCTCTGCTGGGAGCTCTCAGCGACGCCTGCGGGCGGCGTCCGGTACTGCTGTTCTCGACGTTGGGCACAGCCCTGGCCTACCTGATGATGTTCTTCAGCCCGTCGCTGGCATGGCTGCTCGCCGCGCGCGTTCTGGGCGGCATCTCCAGCGCCAACGTCACCGCCGCCAACGCCTACATCGCCGACGTCAGCACGCCCGCAAACCGCGCCCGCAACTTCGGCATGGTCGGGGCTGCGATGGGGTTGGGCCTGATCGCCGGACCGTCGCTGGGCGGGCTGCTGGGCGAAATGAGCCTGCGCCTGCCGCTGCTGTTCGCAGCCGCGCTCGCCGCCTTAAACCTGCTCTACGGCCTGTTCGTGCTGCCCGAGTCGCACCCCCCCTCGAGGCGCACTTCCCTGACCGGCGCTCGGCTGAACCCGCTGCGCACGCTGCTGCTGCTGCGTCAATTTCCGGCCCTGGGCGGCTGGGCCCTGGCCGTCACCCTGACCCATCTGGCCCTGCAATTCAGCAACAGCACCTGGGTGCTGCACGGCAGCTTGCGCTTCGGCTGGTCCAGCGGGGCCAACGGCCTGTCGCTTGCTGCGAGCGGCCTGCTGACGGTGCTGGTCAGCCTGCTGCTGCCCGGACCGGTTGTCGCGCGCCTGGGCGAGCGGCGCACCATCACGGCGGCCCTGCTGCTGGGTGCACTGGGCTACCTGCTGTACGGCCTGGCCGACTCGGGCTGGATGCTGTATGCCAGCATGCCCCTCAGCGTGATGCTGAGCCTGGGCGGACCGGCCCTGCAGTCGCTGCTGGCCCGCAGCGTCCCGCCCGAGTCGCAGGGGGCTGTGCAAGGAACCCTGGCCTCCTTAAACAGCCTCAGCGCCATCGTCGGCCCGCTCGTCGCCACCGCGCTGTTCACGCGTTACGCAGCACAGGCCGCCGATCCCCTGCCCGGCATCGTCTTCTTCGCCTGCAGCCTGCTGCTGCTGCTGAGCTGCGCCGCAGCCCAAAGAGCCTCGAGGAACGCCGCCAGCCGCCTCTGA
- a CDS encoding DUF72 domain-containing protein — protein MTLGHTAAGAVRIGTSGWSYRHWRGRFYPAGLPQRQELAYAARRLGSLEVNGSFYALQTPDSYARWAAEVPPDFLFAVKGGRFITHMKRLRDVRVPLANFFASGPLALGEHLGPLLWQLPEQLRFDPELLEAFVALLPRTTLEAAALAREHAARLEGRVRTDAALDLPVRHALEVRHPSFLDPGLPPLLRRYGVALVVADSAGRFPLVEQVTADFVYLRLHGSQELYRSGYRPDELEAWAQRIRAWQAGGEPPDARRLVQAAPELIPRDVFVYFDNDLEAHAPRDALALIRLLGLEPTAPPCS, from the coding sequence TTGACGCTTGGGCACACGGCAGCAGGCGCGGTACGAATCGGAACGTCCGGCTGGAGCTACCGGCACTGGCGGGGCCGCTTCTATCCGGCCGGGCTGCCGCAGCGTCAGGAACTTGCCTACGCCGCGCGCCGCCTGGGCAGCCTCGAGGTCAACGGTTCGTTCTATGCGCTGCAAACGCCGGACAGCTACGCGCGCTGGGCAGCCGAGGTTCCGCCGGATTTCCTGTTTGCGGTTAAAGGCGGGCGCTTCATCACGCACATGAAGAGGTTGCGCGACGTGCGCGTGCCGCTGGCGAACTTTTTCGCCTCGGGTCCGCTGGCGCTGGGAGAGCACCTGGGCCCGCTGCTGTGGCAGCTTCCCGAGCAACTGCGTTTCGACCCGGAGCTGCTCGAGGCTTTTGTGGCGCTGTTGCCGCGCACCACCCTCGAGGCAGCGGCGCTGGCACGCGAGCACGCGGCCCGCCTCGAGGGTCGCGTGCGGACCGATGCCGCCTTGGACCTGCCCGTTCGGCACGCGCTCGAGGTGCGTCACCCCAGCTTCCTCGATCCCGGGTTGCCCCCGTTGCTGCGGCGATACGGGGTTGCACTCGTAGTCGCGGATTCGGCCGGCCGTTTTCCGCTGGTCGAGCAGGTGACGGCGGATTTCGTGTACCTGCGCCTGCACGGTTCACAGGAACTGTACCGCAGCGGCTACCGGCCGGACGAACTCGAGGCCTGGGCGCAGCGGATACGGGCGTGGCAGGCCGGGGGCGAGCCGCCCGACGCGCGCCGCCTGGTACAAGCAGCGCCCGAGCTCATCCCGCGCGACGTATTCGTGTATTTCGACAACGACCTCGAGGCGCACGCACCGCGTGACGCGCTCGCCCTGATCCGCCTGCTGGGCCTCGAGCCCACGGCTCCGCCCTGCTCCTGA
- a CDS encoding response regulator transcription factor — MKVLLFHGQVGDPTALADAYGHGGYILQRINSLMDMLAHLPTAAILVIYAPILAGIEVMRLAHSRDPHIPVALVYDGLDTAQRISALEAGADECFDAGVDPREARARVQLVLRRCGYQEEVRCGDILIRPFERELQIAGTRVHVPKRELSLLLTLASSPKRVWSRRELLERIWGPVNARDDRLVDVCVHHLRRTLRTVQANPVNIRSVRGKGYALQL, encoded by the coding sequence ATGAAAGTACTACTGTTTCACGGACAGGTGGGCGATCCCACAGCTTTAGCAGACGCTTATGGTCACGGTGGTTACATCCTGCAGCGAATTAACAGTCTGATGGACATGCTGGCCCATCTGCCCACAGCCGCGATCCTGGTCATCTACGCCCCGATCCTGGCGGGCATCGAGGTGATGCGGCTGGCGCACTCCCGTGACCCCCACATACCGGTGGCGCTGGTTTACGACGGCCTGGATACCGCGCAACGTATCAGCGCCCTCGAGGCCGGAGCGGACGAATGCTTCGACGCGGGCGTGGACCCCCGCGAGGCCCGCGCCCGGGTACAGCTTGTGTTGCGACGTTGTGGTTATCAGGAAGAGGTGCGGTGCGGCGATATTCTGATCCGGCCTTTCGAACGCGAACTGCAGATTGCGGGTACCCGCGTGCACGTTCCCAAACGCGAGCTGTCGCTGTTGCTGACCCTGGCCTCGAGCCCCAAACGGGTGTGGTCGCGCCGCGAGCTGCTCGAGCGGATCTGGGGACCGGTCAACGCACGCGATGATCGTCTGGTGGACGTGTGCGTCCACCACCTGCGGCGTACCCTGCGTACGGTTCAGGCGAACCCGGTCAACATCCGCAGCGTGCGCGGCAAGGGCTACGCCCTGCAGCTCTGA